One genomic region from Paramormyrops kingsleyae isolate MSU_618 chromosome 24, PKINGS_0.4, whole genome shotgun sequence encodes:
- the kif4 gene encoding kinesin family member 4, with protein MTREDEKVIPVRVGLRCRPLVPKELSEGCQCCLTFVPGEPQVIVGNDKAFTYDYVFDPMTEQEEVFNTAVSPLMSGLFKGYNATVLAYGQTGSGKTFSMGGTYTSAQENEPTVGVIPRVIKRIFHEKGKTADGDFTLSVSYLEIYNEEILDLLCSSKDKPAISIREDPKEGIKIVGLTEKEVFSQHEMVSCLELGNAARTVGSTAMNAASSRSHAIFTITLEQRQGGDKSEAVVSKLHLVDLAGSERQKKTKAEGDRLKEGISINRGLLSLGNVISALGDESKKGSFVPYRDSKLTRLLQDSLGGNSHTLMIACISPADSNIEETINTLRYADRARKIKNKPVVNVDPRAAEMKQLRQQVQELQVMLLHARGGVAQVLSGAEPAGNVSDILEKYRSLQEENGKLSRELSESVSQTALMFERIIVTEQANEKLLVKLEGLKQHAACRLDLQSLVETLEDQQLKENMEVIRNLQQVIMQLEDESVGIAASIEAMASQEDDHENSPAGDAAVGSLVEESSMLPSGAAVDKSSAEAFTTQHALRQAQMSKELIELNKVLALKEAFVKKMCQNDSHLEPMQSEHQENMKSLQASVESLQKEKEDLILALHSAKKDTNQAKLSEQRRKRLQELEGQISELKKKLMEQAKLLKLKESSVRNVAKLNQEIQAMKSQRVQLMRQMKEDSEKFRQWKHKKDKEVLQLKEKDRKRQYEMLKLERDFQKQANVLRRKTEEAAAANKRLKDALLKRSEAAEKRKDTQNRGMEGAAGRVKSWLTNEVELLVSTEEARRHLHDLLEDRKILAEEISQLKQKLEAGERPTAKVRRRTFTIAELESQGELEASLGKQVENLETEMGLRSAQIADLQQKVLDADNEGRVKQRWDSITSLPEAKCALKFLMSELVSAKVGDAKLASDLKQEKASYSDLQRTLADERKLMSAMDMEHQARLVELEQRHQEKVLYLLSQLQNKPMVPEAAEEAQEEMSKRERELLQRLKFQEDEIEKMRELSEQNQKLMEENEQYKQKMVLLQVASGKKMNSLLTAAPSPDSSFEYVPPKPKGRRFTTAKAPSLASTIYVEELVSPSDSEQDEDEWVPENTDRARRNSRKKSKVIGCACKGRCGNKLCRCRKGKMACGENCQCDHDKCRNMEMASPIVESSEMEDGSKDSILTPQDPTAVSPGDSTFFKPPCVTPTMKVLKEIGDMSQVSVDLKLERKPAVLDEDDEERCTTSLLKKKKRALTSSQNSFFSGCTPIREEA; from the exons ATGACACGGGAGGATGAGAAGGTAATCCCCGTGCGGGTCGGCCTGCGGTGTCGCCCCCTGGTCCCCAAGGAGCTCAGCGAAGGCTGCCAGTGCTGCCTGACTTTCGTGCCGGGGGAGCCTCAG GTGATTGTCGGCAATGACAAGGCTTTCACGTATGACTACGTGTTTGACCCGATGACTGAGCAAGAGGAGGTCTTCAACACTGCCGTTTCTCCGCTGATGTCTGGGCTCTTCAAAG GTTACAACGCCACAGTGCTGGCATACGGTCAGACAGGTTCTGGCAAGACCTTTTCCATGGGTGGCACCTACACGTCTGCCCAGGAGAACGAGCCAACAGTTGGCGTCATTCCTAGAGTGATCAAGAGAATCTTCCACGAGAAGGGCAAGACGGCCGACGGCGATTTTACCCTCTCCGTGTCCTACCTCGAG ATCTACAACGAGGAGATCCTGGACCTGCTCTGTTCATCTAAGGACAAACCAGCCATCAGCATCCGTGAAGATCCCAAGGAAGGCATAAAG ATCGTGGGCCTGACGGAGAAGGAGGTGTTCAGCCAGCATGAGATGGTGAGCTGCCTGGAGCTCGGTAATGCTGCCCGGACGGTGGGCTCCACCGCCATGAACGCCGCTTCCTCCCGCTCTCACGCCATCTTCACCATCACGCTGGAGCAACGCCAGGGAGGAGACAA AAGCGAGGCAGTGGTGTCCAAGCTGCACCTGGTGGACCTGGCTGGCTCAGAGAGGCAGAAGAAGACCAAGGCGGAGGGGGACCGGCTGAAGGAGG GCATCAGCATCAACCGTGGCCTGCTGTCCCTGGGTAACGTGATCAGCGCCCTGGGAGACGAGAGTAAGAAGGGCAGCTTCGTGCCGTACAGGGACTCCAAGCTGACCCGGCTGTTGCAGG ATTCTCTGGGAGGCAACAGTCACACGCTGATGATCGCCTGCATCAGCCCCGCGGACTCCAACATCGAGGAGACCATCAACACGCTTCGCTATGCAGACCGCGCCCGCAAGATCAAGAACAAGCCCGTGGTCAATGTGGACCCGCGCGCGGCTGAAATGAAGCAGTTGCGGCAGCAG GTGCAGGAGCTGCAGGTGATGCTTCTGCATGCGCGAGGGGGCGTGGCCCAGGTGCTGTCTGG GGCGGAGCCGGCGGGGAATGTTTCGGACATCCTGGAGAAGTACCGCAGCCTCCAGGAGGAGAACGGCAAGCTGAGCCGTGAGCTGAGCGAATCCGTGAGCCAGACGGCCCTCATGTTCGAGCGCATCATCGTG ACGGAGCAGGCCAACGAAAAGCTGCTGGTCAAGCTGGAGGGCCTGAAGCAGCATGCCGC CTGCAGGCTGGATCTGCAGAGCCTGGTGGAGACCTTGGAGGACCAGCAGCTGAAGGAGAACATGGAGGTGATCCGTAACCTGCAGCAGGTCATCATGCAGCTTGAG GATGAAAGTGTCGGAATAGCAGCCTCGATTGAAGCCATGGCCTCCCAAGAAGACGACCACGAAAATAGCCCAGCTGGAGATGCGGCGGTGGGGAGTCTTGTGGAAGAGTCCTCCATG CTGCCGTCTGGCGCGGCTGTGGATAAATCTTCAGCCGAAGCATTCACCACCCAGCACGCTCTGCGCCAGGCTCAGATGTCCAAGGAGCTCATCGAGCTCAACAAAGTTCTGGCCCTGAAGGAGGCCTTCGTCAAGAAGATGTGTCAGAACGACAGCCACCTGGAGCCCATGCAGTCGGAGCATCAG GAGAACATGAAGAGCCTGCAGGCATCTGTCGAGTCCTTGCAGAAGGAGAAAGAGGACCTCATCTTGGCTCTCCACTCTGCAAAGAAGGACACCAACCAAGCCAA gctcagCGAGCAGCGCCGGAAGAGGCTCCAGGAGCTGGAGGGGCAGATCTCTGAACTGAAGAAGAAGCTGATGGAGCAAGCCAAGCTGCTGAAGCTGAAGGAATCGTCAGTACGCAATGTGGCCAAGCTCAACCAGGAGATCCAG GCCATGAAGTCGCAGCGCGTGCAGCTGATGCGGCAGATGAAAGAGGACTCGGAGAAATTCCGTCAGTGGAAACACAAGAAGGACAAGGAGGTGCTGCAGCTCAAGGAGAAG GACCGCAAGCGGCAGTATGAGATGCTGAAGTTGGAGAGAGACTTCCAGAAGCAGGCCAACGTCCTGAGGCGAAAAACGGAAGAG GCTGCGGCCGCAAACAAGCGCCTGAAGGACGCCCTTCTGAAGAGGAGCGAGGCGGCGGAGAAGCGCAAGGATACACAGAACCGTGGGATGGAGGGCGCGGCCGGGAGGGTGAAG AGCTGGCTGACAAACGAGGTAGAGCTGCTCGTGAGCACAGAGGAGGCGCGCCGGCACCTCCACGACCTGCTGGAGGACCGCAAGATCCTGGCCGAGGAGATCTCACAGCTCAAGCAGAAGCTGGAGGCGGGGGAGCGTCCGACCGCCAAGGTCCGG CGCCGGACCTTCACCATCGCCGAGCTGGAGAGCCAGGGTGAGCTGGAAGCTTctctggggaagcaggtggagAACCTGGAGACGGAGATGGGCCTCAG GAGCGCCCAGATCGCAGACCTGCAGCAGAAGGTCCTGGATGCCGACAATGAGGGCAGAGTGAAGCAGCGCTGGGACAGCATCACCAGCCTGCCTGAGGCAAAGTGCGCCCTCAAGTTCCTCATGTCCGAG CTTGTGTCCGCCAAGGTGGGCGACGCCAAACTGGCGAGTGACCTGAAGCAGGAGAAGGCCAGCTACTCGGACCTGCAGCGGACGCTGGCCGACGAGCGCAAGCTGATGTCCGCCATGGACATGGAGCACCAGGCGCGGCTAGTGGAGCTGGAACAGCGCCACCAGGAGAAG GTCCTGTATCTCCTCAGCCAGTTACAGAATAAACCCATGGTGCCTGAGGCAGCGGAGGAGGCGCAGGAGGAGATGTCAAAACGAGAGCGCGAGCTCCTCCAGCGTCTGAAGTTCCAG GAAGACGAGATCGAGAAGATGAGGGAGCTCAGCGAGCAGAATCAGAAGCTGATGGAGGAGAATGAGCAGTACAAGCAG AAAATGGTGCTTTTGCAGGTGGCCAGTGGGAAGAAGATGAACAGCCTGCTCACAGCAGCCCCGTCTCCAGACTCGTCCTTCGAGTACGTGCCCCCCAAG CCCAAAGGTCGTCGGTTCACGACCGCCAAAGCCCCTAGCCTCGCCTCCACCATCTACGTCGAAGAGCTGGTGTCTCCGTCTGACTCCGAACAGGACGAGGACGAATGGGTCCCGGAGAACACCGACAGGGCTCGGAGGAATTCTCGAAAGAAGTCTAAAGTGATTGGA TGTGCCTGCAAGGGGCGCTGTGGCAACAAGCTGTGCCGCTGCCGCAAAGGGAAGATGGCCTGCGGCGAGAACTGCCAGTGTGACCACGATAAGTGCCGCAACATGGAAATGGCATCTCCCATCGTG GAATCGAGTGAGATGGAAGACGGATCAAAAGACTCCATTCTCACCCCTCAAGACCCCACTGCTGTGAGCCCTGGAGACTCAACCTTCTTCAAGCCCCCCTGTGTCACCCCCACCATGAAG GTGCTGAAGGAGATCGGGGACATGAGCCAGGTCTCCGTGGACCTCAAGCTGGAGAGGAAGCCAGCCGTGCTGGACGAGGATGACGAGGAGCGCTGCACCACCAGCCtgctgaagaagaagaagcgtGCCCTCACCAGCAGCCAGAACAGCTTCTTCTCGGGGTGCACGCCGATCCGGGAGGAGGCCTGA